atcctcatcaacccactTGTCGAAGTCGGTCTTGAGGAAGTGCATCTTTTTAGACTCCTTGAGCAGGCGAGGCCAGTACTCCTCGGTCAGCTCCTTCTTGCGCAGCTTCATCTCAACGTCGCGAGCCGTGTGGTTGATCTTGCTCGCGGTAGGGTCGATCTCGGCGTAGAACTCGAGCTCGACATGGTAGGTCTTCTTGAGGGTGTCGGAGTGACCGGTGAATGTGAGACCGGTGGGCTTCACGTCCAGCTTGATATTGGACGCCGGCACATCGGGGAcgttgatggtgaggtaGATAAAGTTCTTCTCGGGgtcggcgttggaggagcGCTGCGCCCAGAGGACTGCAGATGGCGAGGCGTGGTCAGCCTTGTCAATTTTTGAGAGGGTTTAAATTGCGGTGAACAGGAAGGGCAGCAGTTCGCCAGACCTCAGCTGTCGCGAACCACGACCCGGGGAGACGGAGACCGAGGGGCGTCGTTGAGCTACCAGGCCAGTGTGTTCGGTCTACCCTTTTGAAGGATTTTGCCATGGTGAGAAACAAAACTCGGATCAGCTACTTACCCTCAGGTGTTACGGTGCTGGCCATTGTGATATGTGCTGGAGGTAGAAAGGTGAGTAAACTGCCGATGGGTTGAAgttcgtggaggaggggtagcTTCTCAGGCGCTTAGCTAGAACTCACGTTAAGAAGAAAGTTCAAGGAACAAGGGAGAGAGAACGTTCGGGTGGAAAGTTTGATGAGGCGGTGGTATTGAGCAAAGATCGTGAATTCACTACGACTGCTGCAGAAAATTGTTTGGGAGGTAGACGTCGTTGGAGGGGAGACGCGGGTGTCTTGGTTTATTTGTGACGAGGCTGCACCTGCCTGCTACCGttcccagccagccaggGCGTTGGTGGAATTCATGAGAAGCCCAAAGATTAAGCTGCACGGGCCATCGGCAGGGCTGAGGTCACCAATTGCGGGGGACTACGGTTATGGACACGAGCGTACGATACTACTACCAAGCGATCTAGGAAGGTTGGTGACCGTTCTAGAAGCTGTATCGTCTTATGGTCTACACTATAAATATACTCTGGCCTGTACAGCCTTGTATCTTACCTATTCGATGTGAGTTCGCAGCATCAAACCCAAAAAGGTCTTGTCAAGATAGTTACACCACAGTTAGTGTCGAGTGAGGGGTAGCAGTTGGGGGAGGTCTCTATTAATGCAGGCTTCATGTGCCCCTTTTACAACACATGCCGAGTGTTGCACAAGAAATCCGTAAATCTACCCAATAGGAAGGAAGATAAGCTGCTCTTACTGCATAGTTTCATCCATCGGTGAAGTGACCGAAGAGCAAAGAGATGAAAACGGCACAAGCTCCAGCTTCAGGAGAAGTCCACTGCGGGGCTCGCCTTGGCGGGCCGCTGCAGCGGGGTCGGGACAGTTCCACATCCAGGTCAGGGTTATAGCGGAGACTTTCGAGACACAGGGTTATGCACCAGTCCCTTGCAAAGTGAGGCTCCAAATCGCCAACCTGAGTCCCACCTTGGCTTCGTTCCCCAATCTGGAAACGACGTCAGCGCCCACCCGCCAACCGCGACACgtacgacgacgacgacaacgactcAACTATCACCACCCTTTACCCCAACTTTAGCACATTCATCGCTCACCCATAACACcggcgggaggggggcgaCACTGTCCACTCAATCCACCACCAATCTCCTCCCAACCTCAGcgcaaaccaccaccaaaatggAAACCTTCcgctccctcttcaccaaacCCGACCCTCAAGCACAGGTATGTGTTTTAACACTTTTATTTCCCTCCTGTCCAACTGCCCTTCCCCCATTCCCCCTCCCAGTATCtaacccctccacccccccctctcagGTGCGCAAATGcaacgccctcctccgccaaaacATCCGCCGCATCGACCGCGACATCCTCAACGCCCGCGCAATcgaaaccaaaaccaaaaacctcatcctcgcAGCCGACAAACGCGCCCAACGCCTCGGCCCAAACCACCAGCAAACCAAGCAAGCCCAGCGCGAAATCCGCGACTTCGCCCGCGAGCTCGTCAAGCGCCGCAAGGAGACCAACCGTCTCCACACCTTCAAAGCCCAGCTCACCTCCGTCCAAATGCAAGTCAATGAAGCATTCGCCCTCCGCAAGATAGAAGGGAGCATCAAAGCCAGCGTCGGCATCATGAAGGACGTCAACACCTTGATTCGCCTGCCCGAGTTGGCGGGGACGATGCAGGAGTTGAGTGTGGAGTTGATGAAGGCGGGGATTATAGAGGAGATGGTCGGGGATGCGCTGCCCGAGACGGAGGTgtatgaagaagaggaggaggaggctgaggaggaggtggagaaggtgtTGGGTGAGATCTTGAAGGATAGGATGGACAAGACGGGTGCGCTGCCTAGTGCGCCGCTGCCGCAGAAgcaaaagcagcagcagcaacaggtggaggaggacgaagaggaggatacAGAGGCCATGATGGACCAGATGAGGAATCggttggaggcgttgaggagTTGATCTGTGGTCACAAAGCcaagttggtggaggagagggtgacaAGGCATCAAAATGCTTGGAGTGTGCGGGTGGGGAGCTCTTGATTTATGTCTCAACATGGGGAATGGGTTAATGTCTGGCGTTGTAGGTGTTATGTTTCATTGGCAGAGATGGCTGCTTTGCGGTCTTGTCTACATACAGTTTGTTTTCCAAGTACATTTTCTGGATCTGCCTGTCTTCGTGAAGTAGAATAAGAGAAACGCACAGGAACCAAGGTCGGCTGAACTACTCATATAGCCCCCAGGTTCTGTCACTCGGAGATTCATGTACCTTACGAGCGCACATTGAACATGATGAGAGCCAACCAATTCTAGTGCTGCCGGAAACAACGGCCAAAGCAAGCATTTCACAACCCCTTGCATCGGAGTAAATTCGCTAATCATGATTATACAATTAAGCCAAACACTTAAAAAGGCGGCAGTATCAATCTGTGCCTGCATGTATGCACCGCAAGGAAATCTGAGCCCTACCCATCCACCCATGCCGAACCGCCCAAATAAATATCGTATCAAGTTTCCGCTAGCAAGACCCATTAACAACCCCATGACTCCTAATCCCAAAGAATGTACTGTTTAAAGaacgtcctcctccatcgcagcatcaccaccggcagctGGGGCCGCGGCagcgttggcggcggcaggctCAGTGGCACCGCTGTCAAAGTAGTCAGCCATCTCAGAGTCAAGCTCCTCGGCAGTCTTCTTGGCTGGGCGATTGTTGCGGCCCTTGCGAGGAGCCTTCTTAGCGCCAGCCTTGCCAGCAGCGGGAGCACCCTTGGCGCCATTGGCACCATGCTTGACAGTGGCCGCAGACTTGGGTTGAGCCTTGGGCTGCGCAATACGCTGAGCCAGAGTCTTGGGCTGGGGAATGAGATCGGCAGAAGCAACGATCACCTCGACCTGGAGAGAGTTAGACTGTGCTGATAGTTGCATGCCATTCCAAAGTTAAAACATACCTTGACCGGGCGATTGTCAATGAGAAGACCATTGAGAGTGGAGAAAGCTTTGCTGGCTCCATCGGCGTGGTGGAAAGTGACGTGGGCGAGACCACGGCTGACACCCCCGGGGCCGTAGGAGATCTCGACCTTCTTGACCTGGCCAACAGCTTGCTGGAAATATTCCTATCGTGGGAGATTCGGTGGTTAGCGTCAAGCAAAATGTAAGTTCGAGCATCCGTAGCGACTAGTCTCAAGTCCCGAAGACCAGCGTCCTTGAAGAGCCATCGTGTAGCGAGTGTTCGTTTCGAAAGCGTAATCAAAAATAGCGAGCAGAGCAGTGAGCAACATCCCCCGACAAGCATCACCAGCGACTGGAAGGTGTGCAAAATCCGACATCCACTGAAACCGTTCGTCCGACCTCGTGCTCCCGTGCGCAGAGCCTCATCTTCGATAGATGACAGTGTATGACGTATCCCACCCGTACCCCTATCCGACAGACAGGAGAAAAATATGCCTAATCCAAAGAAAAGGAACCTGCCTCGCTGGCAACTCCAGCAACCAACAGACACGAGC
The window above is part of the Podospora bellae-mahoneyi strain CBS 112042 chromosome 3, whole genome shotgun sequence genome. Proteins encoded here:
- the YRA1_1 gene encoding RNA-binding RNA annealing protein (COG:A; EggNog:ENOG503NXQF) gives rise to the protein MALQGRWSSGLETTVGQVKKVEISYGPGGVSRGLAHVTFHHADGASKAFSTLNGLLIDNRPVKVEVIVASADLIPQPKTLAQRIAQPKAQPKSAATVKHGANGAKGAPAAGKAGAKKAPRKGRNNRPAKKTAEELDSEMADYFDSGATEPAAANAAAAPAAGGDAAMEEDVL
- the VPS24 gene encoding Vacuolar protein-sorting-associated protein 24 (COG:U; EggNog:ENOG503P12C; BUSCO:EOG0926510L) — its product is METFRSLFTKPDPQAQVRKCNALLRQNIRRIDRDILNARAIETKTKNLILAADKRAQRLGPNHQQTKQAQREIRDFARELVKRRKETNRLHTFKAQLTSVQMQVNEAFALRKIEGSIKASVGIMKDVNTLIRLPELAGTMQELSVELMKAGIIEEMVGDALPETEVYEEEEEEAEEEVEKVLGEILKDRMDKTGALPSAPLPQKQKQQQQQVEEDEEEDTEAMMDQMRNRLEALRS
- the wos2 gene encoding p23 chaperone protein wos2 (COG:O; BUSCO:EOG09265BE5; EggNog:ENOG503P2NF), whose amino-acid sequence is MASTVTPEVLWAQRSSNADPEKNFIYLTINVPDVPASNIKLDVKPTGLTFTGHSDTLKKTYHVELEFYAEIDPTASKINHTARDVEMKLRKKELTEEYWPRLLKESKKMHFLKTDFDKWVDEDEQNEAEEEDFSQFGGMGGMPGMGGAGGDFGGIDFSKLGAGAGMPEGDDEEESDDDMPPLEGEEEEAAKKDAPKADDGKEVA